One stretch of Ananas comosus cultivar F153 linkage group 6, ASM154086v1, whole genome shotgun sequence DNA includes these proteins:
- the LOC109711513 gene encoding plasma membrane ATPase produces the protein MGGDNALSLEEIKNENVDLERIPVDEVFQQLKCSREGLSTEEGNQRIQIFGPNKLEEKKESKFLKFLGFMWNPLSWVMEMAAVMAIALANGGGQAPDWQDFVGIIVLLVINSTISFIEENNAGNAAAALMANLAPKTKVLRDGQWSEQEAAILVPGDIISIKLGDIVPADARLLEGDPLKVDQSALTGESLPVTKNPGDEVFSGSTCKQGEIEAVVIATGVHTFFGKAAHLVDSTNQVGHFQKVLTAIGNFCICSIAIGIVVEIIVMFPIQHRAYRSGIDNLLVLLIGGIPIAMPTVLSVTMAIGSHKLSQQGAITKRMTAIEEMAGMDVLCSDKTGTLTLNKLSVDRNLVEVFAKGVDKDHVLLLAARASRTENQDAIDAAMVGMLADPKEARAGIREIHFFPFNPVDKRTALTYIDADGNWHRVSKGAPEQIMNLCNCKEDVRKRAHNVIDKFAERGLRSLGVARQEVPEKSKESPGAPWQFVGLLPLFDPPRHDSAETIRRALNLGVNVKMITGDQLAIAKETGRRLGMGTNMYPSSALLGQDKDASLDALPVDELIEKADGFAGVFPEHKYEIVKRLQEKKHICGMTGDGVNDAPALKKADIGIAVADATDAARGASDIVLTEPGLSVIISAVLTSRCIFQRMKNYTIYAVSITIRIVLGFLLIALIWKFDFSPFMVLIIAILNDGTIMTISKDRVKPSPLPDSWKLKEIFATGVILGGYLALMTVIFFWAMKETNFFPDKFSVRSLRDNDHEMMAALYLQVSIVSQALIFVTRSRSWSFVERPGLLLVSAFMVAQLVATLIAVYANWGFARIKGIGWGWAGVIWLYSIVFYIPLDWIKFAIRYILSGRAWDNLLQNKTAFTTKKDYGREEREAQWALAQRTLHGLQPPETSTLFSDKSSYRELSEIAEQAKRRAEVARLRELNTLKGHVESVVKLKGLDIDTIQQHYTV, from the exons GAGCGGATTCCCGTAGACGAAGTGTTCCAGCAGCTGAAATGCTCCCGGGAAGGTCTCTCCACGGAGGAGGGCAACCAACGCATCCAGATCTTCGGCCCCAACAAGCTCGAGGAGAAGAAG GAGAGCAAGTTCCTCAAGTTCTTGGGCTTCATGTGGAACCCGCTGTCGTGGGTGATGGAGATGGCGGCGGTGATGGCCATCGCGCTGGCCAACGGCGGCGGGCAGGCCCCCGACTGGCAGGACTTCGTCGGCATCATCGTCCTCCTCGTCATCAACTCCACCATCTCCTTCATCGAGGAGAACAACGCCGgcaacgccgccgccgccctcatGGCCAACCTCGCCCCCAAGACCAAG GTGCTGAGAGATGGCCAGTGGAGCGAGCAAGAGGCCGCGATCTTAGTCCCCGGAGATATCATAAGCATCAAACTAGGCGACATCGTCCCCGCCGACGCCCGCCTGCTCGAAGGGGATCCGCTCAAGGTCGACCAGTCGGCCCTCACCGGAGAGTCCCTCCCCGTCACCAAGAACCCGGGCGACGAAGTCTTCTCCGGCTCCACCTGCAAGCAGGGCGAGATTGAGGCCGTGGTTATCGCCACGGGCGTCCACACCTTCTTCGGCAAGGCCGCCCATCTCGTCGACAGCACCAACCAAGTCGGCCACTTCCAGAAGGTCCTGACTGCCATCGGGAACTTCTGCATTTGCTCCATCGCCATCGGCATTGTGGTCGAGATCATCGTCATGTTCCCCATTCAGCACCGGGCGTATCGCAGCGGAATCGATAACCTTCTGGTCCTTCTGATCGGAGGGATTCCGATCGCCATGCCCACCGTGCTGTCCGTGACTATGGCTATCGGCTCCCACAAGCTCTCGCAGCAAGGCGCGATCACCAAGAGAATGACGGCCATCGAGGAGATGGCCGGAATGGATGTTTTGTGCAGCGACAAGACCGGCACTCTAACTCTCAACAAGCTGAGCGTCGACAGGAACTTGGTTGAGGTGTTTGCCAAAGGAGTGGATAAGGATCACGTGCTCTTGCTGGCGGCGAGAGCGTCGAGGACGGAGAATCAGGACGCCATCGATGCTGCCATGGTCGGAATGCTTGCGGATCCAAAGGAG GCAAGAGCTGGAATTAGGGAAATACACTTCTTCCCCTTCAATCCGGTCGACAAGAGAACAGCTCTGACTTATATCGATGCCGATGGGAATTGGCATCGCGTGAGCAAAGGTGCTCCCGAACAG ATTATGAACCTGTGCAATTGCAAGGAGGATGTGAGGAAAAGGGCTCATAACGTGATCGACAAGTTTGCTGAACGTGGGCTTCGTTCGCTTGGTGTTGCAAGACAa GAAGTCCCAGAGAAAAGCAAGGAAAGTCCTGGGGCACCGTGGCAGTTTGTTGGCTTATTGCCGCTCTTTGATCCCCCGAGGCACGACAGTGCTGAGACCATTCGCAGGGCGCTCAACCTTGGCGTCAATGTCAAGATGATCACTG GGGACCAGCTTGCTATCGCTAAGGAGACAGGCCGAAGGCTTGGGATGGGAACGAACATGTATCCTTCCTCTGCATTGCTTGGTCAAGACAAGGACGCTTCTCTCGATGCACTTCCTGTAGACGAACTAATTGAAAAGGCTGATGGGTTTGCAGGAGTCTTTCCag AGCATAAGTATGAGATTGTGAAGAGGCTGCAGGAGAAGAAGCACATCTGTGGAATGACAGGGGATGGTGTGAATGACGCCCCAGCTCTGAAGAAGGCTGACATAGGAATTGCTGTTGCCGACGCCACAGATGCAGCACGAGGTGCTTCTGATATTGTCCTCACTGAGCCTGGGCTTAGTGTTATCATCAGTGCTGTTCTTACCAGCAGATGCATCTTCCAAAGGATGAAGAACTACACT ATCTATGCAGTTTCTATCACCATTCGTATTGTG CTTGGATTTTTGCTTATTGCGTTGATATGGAAATTCGACTTCTCACCTTTCATGGTTCTTATCATCGCCATCCTTAATGATG gTACCATCATGACAATCTCAAAGGATCGAGTGAAACCATCTCCACTACCTGATAGCTGGAAGCTGAAGGAGATTTTTGCAACTGGTGTCATCTTAGGTGGTTATCTGGCGTTGATGACTGTGATCTTCTTCTGGGCTATGAAAGAGACCAACTTCTTTCCA GATAAATTCAGTGTTAGATCGTTGAGGGACAACGATCATGAGATGATGGCTGCTCTTTATCTGCAAGTGAGTATAGTGAGTCAGGCCCTTATCTTTGTTACTCGGTCTCGCAGCTGGTCATTCGTGGAACGCCCCGGGCTCCTCTTAGTCAGCGCTTTTATGGTTGCCCAACTT GTTGCAACCCTGATAGCAGTCTATGCAAACTGGGGCTTTGCGAGAATCAAGGGCATCGGTTGGGGATGGGCTGGAGTTATATGGCTCTACAGCATCGTATTCTACATCCCGCTAGACTGGATTAAATTCGCCATCCGGTACATTCTAAGTGGGAGGGCGTGGGACAACCTCTTACAAAACAAG ACTGCCTTCACTACCAAGAAGGATTACGGTCGGGAGGAGAGGGAAGCTCAGTGGGCTCTCGCGCAGAGAACTCTTCACGGTCTCCAACCTCCGGAAACTTCGACGCTCTTCTCCGACAAGAGCAGCTACCGCGAGCTCTCTGAAATCGCTGAGCAGGCCAAGAGACGAGCGGAGGTCGCAAG GCTACGCGAGTTGAATACTCTGAAGGGTCATGTGGAATCGGTGGTTAAGCTGAAGGGGCTTGACATTGATACCATCCAGCAGCATTATACGGTGTGA